Genomic segment of Xenopus laevis strain J_2021 chromosome 4S, Xenopus_laevis_v10.1, whole genome shotgun sequence:
ACTTATACACTGACATTTAGCCATACCAATTAGCCCAgtataatgctgtttttttattatggggAAACATTCCAGCCAATAAATAGGGTCGGTAAATAAAATCAGTGAGATCATGTGACAGCTCATTGTATGGATGACGTGTGACCCAAACACCATGTTCTCACAAAAGGGGCtcattttattttccaggttCCCAAGATTCTGAAATCACAGAAGATCAGCGAATGGAGAAAATTCAGGAGCTAAAGAAGAAAGAGGAGGCGCTGCAGaacatcctgctgaaaaagattgaagAGTTAAAGAAAATATGCCTGCGAGAAGCTGTAAGTCATTTTAAGGACCCCCATGGGCCACCATACACCCATACACACCCTTTCCTACAGAATCCCCTGGGCTCATCAGCGGCCTGTTGTTCTGTTCACAGGAGCTGACCGGAAAGCTTCCTACTGAATATCCTCTGATTCCCGGGGAGAAGGCCCCCAATGTCCGAAGGCGAATGGGAACAACTTTtaaatttaatgaaaatattcTTCACTCAGATGAAGTAAGTACACTGTAtactcctcttcttcttcttcatttacagtagggggtacattatcccttataatacatgagtgatactcagagttccctgtataactcagcctgcagccttgtgtctttatatggtcacagaacaacccctcagtgacttctaatatccttatcaattacagtagggggtacattatcccttataatacatgagtgatactcagagttccctgtataactcagcctgcagccttgtgcctttatatggtcacagaacaacccctcagtgacttctaatatccttatcatttacagtagggggtacattatcccttataatacgagtgatactcagagttccctgtataactcagcctgcagccttgtgcctttatatggtcacagaacaacccctcagtgacatctaatatccttatcaattacagtagggggtacattatcccttataatacatgagtgatactcagagttccctgtataactcagcctgcagccttgtgcctttatatggtcacagaacaacccctcagtgacttctaatatccttatcatttacagtaggaggtacattatcccttataacacatgaatgatactcagagttccctgtataactcagcctgcagccttgtgcctttatatggtcacagaacaacccctcagtgacttctaatatccttatcatttacagtagggggtatattatcccttataatacatgagtgatactcagagttccctgtataacccagcccTCATTAGGCCATTATCTCCAATTAACACATACTGCTCATATCTTGTAAGAATGATGGATGTTTTCTCCTTTTGACTTTTCAAATGAGTCTCATCAAGTTCCTAACTGACCTTAGAGGGTGTCAGACttgcaggcttggaggcaaggatactgggatttgtagccCAGGTTGACATGTCCGTACATAAAGCTTTTCTGCAGTCGTGAGCTCATCGTCATTCTAATTTATTATCTAGGATCCCGCCTTACAAGAGCTGGAACACAAATTCCTCATTCAGCAACAACTGGTCGAAGCCACCAAGAGACTGGCCTCTGAGCCAGATCTGAGCAAAAATGTGAAAAGGAAAAGGAAGCAGGACTATAGCGACTCCATCAAGAAACTTCAAGAATTTGAAAGTACCATCAACGAATTCAGAGTCAAGAGTGGGAAAACACCCACCAAGAGGGCATCTATGATCCTACAAGGTAAATATCTCTGGTGGCATTTCATATACAGACCTCCATACACCTGTCCAGCATCTCATTCCAACACTCTCTTTGCGGCCTCTGGGAAGGTTCCCCTAGATGTTGGTGGTATTTGCTTGAATTTTTGCTTGAAGAGGTGGGGCACTGATGTTGGGTCCAAACCAGGCTTGTATCAGTTCATCCCACTGGTGGGTTGGGTCAAGGTTGTCTGCAGTCCAGTCAAGCTCTTCCAATTCTGTAAACCAATTTTCTTTGCTTAAAGAGCAATTTTTAAACGATAGATACTGTAAGGCAGTgggaatttattttctttgtatacaTGGTTGGTTCACCCAGTATAAGCAGTGTTTCCCAAACTGGTTGGCCCTGGTGGGACCTGGAGAAGAGGCTAGGGGGGGCTCTGCCTTAAGGGCAGCTAGGATAAGATTTGAGATGGCTGCTTTTTTGCTGTTTACTCCTGAAACACCTAGTCTAGGGTCAAATAGATATTTCCTGCTCTATATActgatggaaaaaaatgtatttgacctGAACCAAACTATCTGCCATCGGATTATTGTAGGTTTCAATCAGTACAGCCATTTTTCCAGCCTATGGTATAGACCTGAGATTTAGTCTGGAAACTATTGGGGTTGTACATTACTATGGCAAGAATTTGTGTGCAGTAGCCCATAACACCACTTGGCTTTGATCATCCCAAAGTTTGTTGTGTCTTCCCACAGTAATTACAACATGTTTAGCACTTCCTGTGATAACgttcttctgtttttttcatattattaCAGACGATATTATCCCATCTGAAACCAGCTCCTTGTCCGATACGACGACATTCGAGGATGGTAGGTCTCCCATTCACCCGTATCAGCATAATACTATGTATAGAGGCACAATAAAAATCATTCTGCAATTAATCTTTGGGTGCTGGTAGATAAATGTCTTAATTGAAGATAGCTCAGCATCCcttcaatataataataataataacaatattaggGTGTTTAGGTGAGGTGGCTTGAACCTCCTTGAGGGACACcaatcacatgcatttttattacaggtatgggacctgttgtccagtatctttataccttaagtctactagaaaatcatgtaaacattaaataaacccaataggctggttttgcttccaataaggactaattatatcttagttgggatcaagtacaagctactgttttattattataaagaaaaaggaaatcatttgtaaaaatttggattattttattataatggagtctatgggagatgacctttccgtaattcagagctttctggataaagggtcccatacctgtactatattggTGTATGGAGCTTTGCTCGTTTATCAGCCAACGCTCAATGGATGATTGGAAAATGTCTCCATGTTGGTGCATCATCTAATGAGGAAGTGAAGATATTCCAAAGctcttcttcacttcctgctgttgatCAATCAAACAAAGGTGGGATTTTGTActgacctgtgtatggccacaaaTAATATCTGTATGGGGAAGGGTTTCTTTCTTTTATGACTTTATTGGCAAATTCTTACGTGTTAATTTCTGAATGTTTCGAGTGCTTTTCAGATAACAACAGTGGGATTTTACCTAGAGATCAGTTGTTGGTTTCATTTCATGGGATATAGGAGTAACCACTGAAAAGTCACCTTTCCCATTTGTCATCTATAGATTGAACTCAGAGTGGGTTTCATATATTTGCAGAGTTCTGTGACGAATAATCTTTTGGTATTTAAAGCTTGATAAACACCGGGGGTTTGGCATGGAGGTGCCTGAACTGCAGGCCATTTTTTTTAACGTGTTAAGTATTAACTCTGATAACGTTTCTTTCTGCCTTTCCGTCCGTTGAACAGAtgaatcacagtttccccaaggtCAGAGGCTGCATAACTCGCCCACGGTGCACCTCACCAAGTCCATAGGAGCAGACAGAGGCCTTCACAGGAAGATTTCCCTCAACGAGCAGTTTTCGGAGATGCGGGTGACGAGGTAGAGTGTGTTGCAAGATTTTTCTGGCTTTATTTTAGGAACCATTTCTGTGTGTTTACTCCGACCTGAGTGTGTTGGATAAAGCTAGTTAGAAACCCCATCAATCCTACCAGAATTGTTTGGCCCAGTAAGTGCTGAACTGCCGCGGGGCTTGTTATTTTCTCTTCGATTTCTGTGAATCTCAAGAACATTAATGTTGTAGGTGCGGGTGGAATATAAATAACTTCAAACACATAATAAAGCATTGCATCAACCATAGTTTCAGCACAAGTCTATAGATCTGAACCCCAAAATGGGTTTTAGGGTGGGATACAATGAAAGGagtcatttaaaattgtatttttcattcGGTCATTTTTTTCTATATCAACAGAGAACTGTCTTCAACACACAGCAGCCCGTATAAAACCAAGGAGAGGAAGCCTCACGGAGGGAGAAGCATGCCTTCCACACCTGTACTAACTCGCAATGCCTTCAGCAGCAGCCACCTCCAGTAAGTTCAAGcttgtacatatttatttctggCAGGGACATGGGAGATCTTAAAAAGCTGGAAGTGCAATCACTTCGCTGTGCTCCCAGGTGTATAGACGACAGCAAATAAGTATTCTCCCCAAATGTCTTGCTAGGTGGGCTTTTTTAGGTGTATCTACAGCAACATTCTTTCCAAATCTCTACCATAACTGATCAACAGGTTGAGTCCCCCTGCCACTATTCCagtgatataattatatataatacacaatagccatgactatcttgtaaagtatatccttataaacagtgactagtgatgtcatcagttataaacggtgagtagtgatgtcatttctgtcacatgactcactgaaacttgtgtattataataaataaagtacctcttgtttgaaaatttgaggatattagaagtcacctcggagttccatgaccttcagcctcgtgcttttatatggtcatggaactccttggtgacttataatatccttataatacacaaaagccatgaatatattgtcaattatatccttataaacggtgagtactgatgtcatcagttataaacggtgagttctgatgtcatttctgtcacatgactcactgaaacttgtgtattataataaataaagtaccccttgttacaaaatatgaggatattagaaataacctcggagttccatgacttgtataaaaaggattttatatggtcatgaaacttctcggtaacttataatatcctcataatttacaagagggggtactttattcactatatttatatgtaaCCATATATTGAGAGGAGCATGACATAATGTGCCTGTACATTGGAGTGCAACATGACTCTGTGACAattatttaatgctttttttcccaTTAGGAACGAGGGAACGCCTCAATACAACAGGCAGCGCCGGGGCAGCTTGGAATCTCATACTCCGATCCTTACGGACACCGTGGATGGAACTCCCTCCTTCTCCATCTCAAAGAGTCAGCGGAGCAACAGCACGGAGGTGTTAGACGACGGTTCCTCCTGCACCAGCCAGTCAAGCTCGGAATATTATTCAACTCCCCCCAAACACAACCCCTGTTACACTACTCAGACCCTGGACAACAGCTCTAGAGACAGACGGAGGCACAAGAGACAGAACTTCTCCACTGCCAATTCAGGGAGCATGCCCAACCTAGCAAACCGGGACGCCAGAAACAGCATGTACCAAACAGCCCAGAACCAGCCTACGTCCAGCTACTTTATTTCTGGATATTCCCCCTACCCAGAAACAGACCCCTACTACAATGGAGGGTACATTTATGAGAACAATTCAGAGGGGCAGTACAGTGTGAATCCCACCTACCGCTCATCCAATCACTATGGCTATGAGCAGTATAGGGACGTTCGATATGATGGAGACCAGTACATACCCTCTCAGAACCCCTATGCAACGCTCAGGCACCCGAGGAAAAACCCGGTTGCAAAGACAACAGAGCAGATTGCTAAAAACATCAAAAAGGCCATTGTGGGTGAACATCTGAGGGGCTGGTACCAGAGAGCCTCCTATCAGAAGGACATTGGCCACGGACTGCAGGGCATCATAGAAGGAGATCGGGGATCACAGCGGAGTTTATGTTTTGCCTCAATGCATGTCCCTTCCTCTCCCAGCACCCACGCTCCATCCTGCTCTTCAGGTaggctttaaagggaaaacaaacccTGCTTATACAGCCTGTACATTCACTTTATTATAATCAATATCAGTCTcacttatttgcatatttgtgtttattgtagggatgcaccgaatccactatac
This window contains:
- the frmd4b.S gene encoding FERM domain-containing protein 4B isoform X3; translation: MAEGRHCKVHLLDDRELELLVQPKLLSRELLDLVASHFSLKEKEYFGISFLDDTGQCAWLQLDQRVLDHDFPKKSGPVLLYFVVRFYIESITFLKDITTVELFFLNAKACVFKGEIEVYSETIFKLAALILQEARGDYSSDENARKDLKILPALPTRTLQEHPSLSYCEDRVIEHCKKLKGVTRGQAIVRYMKIVEALPTYGVHYYKVKDKQGIPWWLGISYKGIGQYDIQDKIKPRKLFQWKQLENLYFREKKFAVEVNDPRRISASRRSFGQSSLVIQTWYANNSLIKSIWVMAISQHQFYLDRKQSKAKIPSARSLDDIAMDLTEGGTTKVARIVEGKNPLIMTSSGSLISSGSQDSEITEDQRMEKIQELKKKEEALQNILLKKIEELKKICLREAELTGKLPTEYPLIPGEKAPNVRRRMGTTFKFNENILHSDEDPALQELEHKFLIQQQLVEATKRLASEPDLSKNVKRKRKQDYSDSIKKLQEFESTINEFRVKSGKTPTKRASMILQDDIIPSETSSLSDTTTFEDDESQFPQGQRLHNSPTVHLTKSIGADRGLHRKISLNEQFSEMRVTRELSSTHSSPYKTKERKPHGGRSMPSTPVLTRNAFSSSHLQNEGTPQYNRQRRGSLESHTPILTDTVDGTPSFSISKSQRSNSTEVLDDGSSCTSQSSSEYYSTPPKHNPCYTTQTLDNSSRDRRRHKRQNFSTANSGSMPNLANRDARNSMYQTAQNQPTSSYFISGYSPYPETDPYYNGGYIYENNSEGQYSVNPTYRSSNHYGYEQYRDVRYDGDQYIPSQNPYATLRHPRKNPVAKTTEQIAKNIKKAIVGEHLRGWYQRASYQKDIGHGLQGIIEGDRGSQRSLCFASMHVPSSPSTHAPSCSSVSSSSTLGNRRVQNNTLVYSDFNTGSAAPYPGYSMAYSTTSRTYYAYPAQMDEADIVPLNEDILPIDKELMWHEDSKPGTLV
- the frmd4b.S gene encoding FERM domain-containing protein 4B isoform X2, translating into MASVFMCGVEDLVCNGSRFIWNVTASALRRWYSHRSRTCLLMLRTWCGLQEVYQMAEGRHCKVHLLDDRELELLVQPKLLSRELLDLVASHFSLKEKEYFGISFLDDTGQCAWLQLDQRVLDHDFPKKSGPVLLYFVVRFYIESITFLKDITTVELFFLNAKACVFKGEIEVYSETIFKLAALILQEARGDYSSDENARKDLKILPALPTRTLQEHPSLSYCEDRVIEHCKKLKGVTRGQAIVRYMKIVEALPTYGVHYYKVKDKQGIPWWLGISYKGIGQYDIQDKIKPRKLFQWKQLENLYFREKKFAVEVNDPRRISASRRSFGQSSLVIQTWYANNSLIKSIWVMAISQHQFYLDRKQSKAKIPSARSLDDIAMDLTEGGTTKVARIVEGKNPLIMTSSGSLISSGSQDSEITEDQRMEKIQELKKKEEALQNILLKKIEELKKICLREAELTGKLPTEYPLIPGEKAPNVRRRMGTTFKFNENILHSDEDPALQELEHKFLIQQQLVEATKRLASEPDLSKNVKRKRKQDYSDSIKKLQEFESTINEFRVKSGKTPTKRASMILQDDIIPSETSSLSDTTTFEDDESQFPQGQRLHNSPTVHLTKSIGADRGLHRKISLNEQFSEMRVTRELSSTHSSPYKTKERKPHGGRSMPSTPVLTRNAFSSSHLQNEGTPQYNRQRRGSLESHTPILTDTVDGTPSFSISKSQRSNSTEVLDDGSSCTSQSSSEYYSTPPKHNPCYTTQTLDNSSRDRRRHKRQNFSTANSGSMPNLANRDARNSMYQTAQNQPTSSYFISGYSPYPETDPYYNGGYIYENNSEGQYSVNPTYRSSNHYGYEQYRDVRYDGDQYIPSQNPYATLRHPRKNPVAKTTEQIAKNIKKAIVGEHLRGWYQRASYQKDIGHGLQGIIEGDRGSQRSLCFASMHVPSSPSTHAPSCSSVSSSSTLGNRRVQNNTLVYSDFNTGSAAPYPGYSMAYSTTSR
- the frmd4b.S gene encoding FERM domain-containing protein 4B isoform X1 — its product is MASVFMCGVEDLVCNGSRFIWNVTASALRRWYSHRSRTCLLMLRTWCGLQEVYQMAEGRHCKVHLLDDRELELLVQPKLLSRELLDLVASHFSLKEKEYFGISFLDDTGQCAWLQLDQRVLDHDFPKKSGPVLLYFVVRFYIESITFLKDITTVELFFLNAKACVFKGEIEVYSETIFKLAALILQEARGDYSSDENARKDLKILPALPTRTLQEHPSLSYCEDRVIEHCKKLKGVTRGQAIVRYMKIVEALPTYGVHYYKVKDKQGIPWWLGISYKGIGQYDIQDKIKPRKLFQWKQLENLYFREKKFAVEVNDPRRISASRRSFGQSSLVIQTWYANNSLIKSIWVMAISQHQFYLDRKQSKAKIPSARSLDDIAMDLTEGGTTKVARIVEGKNPLIMTSSGSLISSGSQDSEITEDQRMEKIQELKKKEEALQNILLKKIEELKKICLREAELTGKLPTEYPLIPGEKAPNVRRRMGTTFKFNENILHSDEDPALQELEHKFLIQQQLVEATKRLASEPDLSKNVKRKRKQDYSDSIKKLQEFESTINEFRVKSGKTPTKRASMILQDDIIPSETSSLSDTTTFEDDESQFPQGQRLHNSPTVHLTKSIGADRGLHRKISLNEQFSEMRVTRELSSTHSSPYKTKERKPHGGRSMPSTPVLTRNAFSSSHLQNEGTPQYNRQRRGSLESHTPILTDTVDGTPSFSISKSQRSNSTEVLDDGSSCTSQSSSEYYSTPPKHNPCYTTQTLDNSSRDRRRHKRQNFSTANSGSMPNLANRDARNSMYQTAQNQPTSSYFISGYSPYPETDPYYNGGYIYENNSEGQYSVNPTYRSSNHYGYEQYRDVRYDGDQYIPSQNPYATLRHPRKNPVAKTTEQIAKNIKKAIVGEHLRGWYQRASYQKDIGHGLQGIIEGDRGSQRSLCFASMHVPSSPSTHAPSCSSVSSSSTLGNRRVQNNTLVYSDFNTGSAAPYPGYSMAYSTTSRTYYAYPAQMDEADIVPLNEDILPIDKELMWHEDSKPGTLV